The Nocardia sp. BMG111209 genome includes a window with the following:
- a CDS encoding acyl-CoA dehydrogenase family protein, protein MSTIRTDEHDDLRTTVRAFLARYAPAHDVRIWDESGTYPENLFREIARLGWYDVVTGDDTADETAGLLITLCEEIGRASSDLVALFNLNLSGLRDLHRWGTPEQRETYAAPVLAGAARLSIAVSEPDVGSDAASVTTRAERSADGWIVNGQKTYCEGAGLPGAVMELVARVGGGGRKRDQLAVFLVPVDHPGVEVRRMPALGRNISGIYEVFLRDVALPATALLGAPGQGWQILKERLVLERIMISSGFLGSVAAVIDLTVHYANEREQFGKALSAYQGVTLPLAEMFVRLDAARCAVRRSADRFDAGLPCEVESTMAKYLSGQLYAESSALAMQIQGAYGYVRDHALPMHHSDGIIARVVAGPPSVQLDFIARSMGLGASR, encoded by the coding sequence ATGAGCACCATCCGAACCGACGAGCACGACGACCTGCGCACCACCGTGCGAGCGTTCCTGGCCCGCTACGCGCCGGCCCACGACGTGCGGATCTGGGACGAGTCGGGGACCTACCCCGAGAACCTGTTCCGCGAGATCGCCCGCCTCGGCTGGTACGACGTCGTCACCGGCGACGACACCGCCGACGAGACCGCGGGCCTGCTGATCACCCTCTGCGAGGAGATCGGCCGGGCCAGTTCCGATCTCGTGGCCCTGTTCAACCTGAATCTCAGCGGGCTGCGCGACCTCCACCGCTGGGGCACGCCGGAGCAGCGCGAAACCTATGCGGCGCCGGTGCTCGCGGGTGCCGCGCGCCTGTCGATCGCCGTCAGCGAACCCGATGTGGGCTCCGACGCGGCGAGCGTGACGACCCGCGCGGAGCGGTCCGCCGACGGATGGATCGTCAACGGCCAGAAGACCTATTGCGAAGGGGCGGGACTGCCCGGCGCGGTGATGGAACTGGTCGCCCGGGTCGGCGGGGGCGGCCGCAAACGCGACCAGCTCGCCGTCTTCCTGGTCCCGGTCGATCATCCGGGTGTCGAGGTCCGGCGGATGCCCGCGCTCGGCCGCAACATCAGCGGCATCTACGAGGTCTTCCTGCGCGATGTCGCGCTGCCGGCCACCGCGCTGCTGGGTGCGCCCGGTCAGGGCTGGCAGATCCTCAAGGAACGCCTGGTCCTCGAACGCATCATGATCAGCTCCGGCTTCCTCGGCAGCGTGGCGGCGGTGATCGACCTGACCGTCCACTACGCCAACGAGCGCGAGCAGTTCGGCAAGGCGCTGTCCGCCTATCAGGGCGTCACCCTGCCGCTGGCCGAGATGTTCGTCCGGCTCGACGCGGCCCGGTGCGCGGTCCGCCGGTCGGCCGACCGGTTCGATGCGGGCCTGCCGTGCGAGGTGGAGAGCACGATGGCGAAATACCTCTCCGGCCAGCTGTACGCGGAATCCTCGGCGCTGGCGATGCAGATCCAGGGCGCCTACGGCTACGTGCGCGACCACGCCCTGCCGATGCATCACTCCGACGGGATCATCGCGCGCGTCGTGGCGGGACCGCCCTCGGTCCAACTCGACTTCATCGCGCGGTCCATGGGCCTGGGAGCGAGCAGA
- a CDS encoding enoyl-CoA hydratase/isomerase family protein, producing MSAGTPRQLCPAERLGNLVVLTLDRPEARNALDIPLLEAFVAGLAEGSRAGAGVVLVRATGPVFCAGADVRSDDGTATGRPGLRRRLIEQSLDLLGDFPAVVAAVQGAAVGAGWAVAAAADITLAAPAAWFRFPELPLGFPPPDSTVRRLGAAVGPARALRLLALDERFTADDLAGLGLVEVVPAAALDGRARETAARLAALPVALLRDLKTGLSAGKRAPAIDRPPSKGQP from the coding sequence ATGAGCGCCGGCACCCCACGGCAGCTGTGCCCGGCCGAGCGGCTCGGCAACCTGGTCGTGCTGACCCTCGATCGTCCCGAGGCCCGCAACGCGCTCGACATCCCGCTGCTCGAGGCCTTCGTCGCCGGACTCGCCGAGGGCAGTCGCGCGGGTGCCGGTGTCGTACTCGTGCGCGCGACGGGCCCGGTGTTCTGCGCGGGCGCCGACGTGCGCTCCGACGACGGGACCGCGACCGGGCGGCCGGGCCTGCGGCGTCGCCTGATCGAACAGAGCCTGGACCTGCTCGGCGACTTTCCGGCGGTGGTGGCGGCGGTCCAGGGCGCCGCGGTCGGCGCCGGCTGGGCCGTCGCCGCGGCGGCGGACATCACCCTCGCCGCACCCGCCGCGTGGTTCCGGTTTCCCGAACTCCCGCTGGGGTTTCCGCCACCGGACAGCACCGTGCGGAGGCTCGGGGCCGCCGTCGGTCCGGCGCGAGCGTTGCGGTTGCTCGCCCTCGACGAACGTTTCACCGCCGACGATCTGGCCGGGCTGGGCCTGGTGGAGGTCGTTCCGGCGGCCGCGCTCGACGGGAGGGCCCGCGAGACGGCCGCCCGGCTCGCGGCGCTTCCGGTCGCGCTGTTGCGCGATCTCAAAACGGGCCTCTCCGCCGGGAAGCGGGCCCCCGCGATCGACCGACCACCCTCGAAAGGGCAGCCATGA
- a CDS encoding LLM class flavin-dependent oxidoreductase produces the protein MKRSAMLKGIQLHGWAGGPEMVEVAEIAARRFETVWLSDQLQSRGVAALLGAIAARTGVGVGTAVTFPFGRNPLELASSMATLAEFMPEGRRVSMGVGTGGGLVRALMSPEKPVERVAEFITMCRRLWRGEAVTMGDYPQTCAALGLRADGRASFSWTRAADVRVVVAGTGPKVLEMAGELADGVICASNFPGHSLAAFRSGRFDAVSNLDALDRGRQRSERAEFTRIYGVNLSVSADRDRARAAARRQATLIVTQQPTQNLHDAGFEPSDYAATRAAVQAGDGVDAAAELLPQEVADQLIVSGTPGDCIDALAELLEYAANAGFTEAYIGAPVGPDPREAVGLLTAQVLAELG, from the coding sequence ATGAAAAGAAGTGCGATGCTCAAGGGCATCCAGCTCCACGGCTGGGCCGGCGGGCCGGAGATGGTGGAAGTGGCCGAGATCGCGGCCCGCAGATTCGAAACCGTATGGCTCAGTGACCAACTCCAGTCCCGCGGGGTCGCCGCGCTGCTCGGCGCGATCGCCGCGCGCACCGGCGTCGGGGTCGGCACGGCGGTGACCTTCCCGTTCGGTCGCAACCCGCTCGAACTGGCGTCGAGCATGGCCACGCTGGCGGAGTTCATGCCCGAGGGCCGCCGGGTCAGCATGGGAGTCGGCACCGGCGGCGGGCTGGTCCGCGCGCTCATGTCGCCGGAGAAACCGGTCGAACGGGTGGCGGAGTTCATCACGATGTGCCGGCGGCTGTGGCGGGGCGAGGCGGTCACGATGGGTGACTATCCGCAGACCTGCGCGGCCCTGGGCCTGCGGGCCGACGGCCGGGCATCGTTCTCCTGGACCCGCGCGGCCGACGTGCGCGTGGTGGTCGCCGGCACCGGGCCCAAGGTGCTGGAGATGGCCGGTGAGCTGGCGGACGGCGTCATCTGCGCCAGCAATTTCCCCGGTCACAGCCTCGCCGCCTTCCGCAGCGGCCGGTTCGACGCCGTGAGCAACCTCGACGCGCTCGACCGGGGCCGGCAGCGCAGCGAGCGGGCGGAATTCACCCGGATCTACGGCGTGAACCTGTCGGTGTCGGCCGACCGGGACCGGGCCCGCGCGGCCGCCCGGCGGCAGGCGACCCTGATCGTCACCCAGCAGCCCACGCAGAATCTGCACGACGCCGGATTCGAACCGTCCGACTACGCGGCCACGCGCGCGGCGGTCCAGGCCGGTGACGGGGTGGACGCGGCCGCCGAACTGCTTCCGCAGGAGGTCGCGGATCAGCTCATCGTCTCGGGTACGCCCGGGGACTGCATCGATGCGCTGGCCGAATTGCTCGAGTACGCGGCGAACGCCGGATTCACCGAGGCCTATATCGGCGCGCCGGTGGGCCCCGATCCCCGCGAGGCGGTCGGCCTGCTGACGGCCCAGGTCCTGGCGGAACTCGGATGA
- a CDS encoding NIPSNAP family protein: protein MIHELREYTALPGRSEALHRRFADDTLALFAELGLRVEGFWHEIGNRSRIVYLLAFPDAETAAAHWARFRADPRWLALKARTERDGPLIAEIRSTVLVTPDYARP from the coding sequence ATGATCCACGAGCTGCGTGAGTACACCGCGCTGCCGGGCCGCTCGGAGGCCCTGCACCGCCGCTTCGCCGACGACACGCTGGCCCTGTTCGCCGAACTCGGACTCCGGGTCGAGGGCTTCTGGCACGAGATCGGCAACCGTTCCCGGATCGTCTACCTGCTGGCCTTCCCCGACGCCGAGACCGCGGCCGCGCACTGGGCCCGGTTCCGGGCCGACCCCCGGTGGCTCGCGCTGAAGGCGCGGACCGAGCGCGACGGGCCGCTCATCGCCGAGATCCGGAGCACGGTGCTGGTCACGCCGGACTACGCCAGACCCTGA
- the npdG gene encoding NADPH-dependent F420 reductase — protein sequence MTKKIAVVGGTGPQGKGLAYRFAVAGRPVVIGSRSVARAEQAAAEVRAHAGDGAQVGAADNASAAAECPVVVLVVPYDGHRELVTELAPVLAGKLVVSCVNPLGFDKAGAYGLDVAEGSAAEQLRDLAPQATVVAAFHHLSAINLWGHEGYLPEDVLVCGDDRAAKDEVARLAVAITGRPGIDGGTLRVARQLEPLTAVLINVNRRYKTRSGLAVNGVVHDPRAA from the coding sequence ATGACGAAGAAGATCGCCGTCGTCGGCGGCACCGGACCCCAGGGAAAGGGGCTGGCCTATCGGTTCGCGGTGGCCGGTCGGCCCGTGGTCATCGGATCACGGTCCGTGGCACGCGCGGAGCAGGCGGCCGCGGAGGTGCGCGCGCACGCCGGCGACGGTGCGCAGGTCGGCGCCGCCGACAACGCGTCGGCCGCCGCCGAATGTCCCGTCGTCGTACTGGTCGTGCCGTACGACGGCCACCGGGAACTGGTCACGGAACTGGCACCCGTCCTCGCGGGCAAACTCGTCGTGAGCTGCGTGAACCCGCTCGGCTTCGACAAGGCCGGGGCCTACGGCCTGGACGTCGCGGAGGGCAGCGCCGCCGAGCAGCTGCGCGACCTCGCGCCGCAGGCCACCGTGGTCGCCGCCTTCCATCACCTCTCGGCGATCAACCTCTGGGGGCACGAGGGTTATCTGCCCGAGGACGTGCTCGTCTGCGGCGACGACCGCGCCGCCAAGGACGAGGTGGCCCGGCTGGCGGTCGCGATCACCGGCCGGCCGGGCATCGACGGCGGGACGCTGCGGGTGGCCCGGCAACTGGAACCGCTGACCGCCGTACTCATCAACGTCAACCGGCGCTACAAGACGCGCTCGGGACTCGCCGTGAACGGAGTGGTCCATGATCCACGAGCTGCGTGA
- a CDS encoding IclR family transcriptional regulator, whose translation MTKAEGLGSNATDESGEQLVPAITRAARVLEALVQQSAGATLTELAKRCGLAKSTASVLLRTMLVEGLVVYDQETRRYNLGPLLVEFGVAAIARTSAVAASRTYMEWLAERTELACLAIQPMPDGHFTAIAKIESRKPVKVTIEVGARFDRDTPLISRLAAAWPSRGRAEQVSYPAAELAELRAQGYGAVYGEYRPELNVVGVPVFDRDGAPCLFLSLLGIGDDLTVEGVAGIADYLVTASREISSHIGGRIPADYPASNRTAGLD comes from the coding sequence GTGACCAAGGCAGAAGGCCTGGGAAGCAACGCAACCGACGAATCGGGTGAACAGCTGGTGCCGGCCATCACGCGCGCCGCCCGGGTGCTCGAGGCGCTGGTTCAGCAGTCCGCCGGGGCCACGCTCACCGAGCTGGCCAAGCGCTGCGGGCTGGCCAAGAGCACCGCGTCGGTCCTGCTGCGGACCATGCTGGTCGAGGGCCTCGTCGTGTACGACCAGGAGACCCGCCGGTACAACCTCGGGCCGCTGCTGGTGGAGTTCGGGGTGGCCGCGATCGCGCGGACCTCGGCGGTCGCCGCCTCCCGCACCTATATGGAGTGGCTGGCCGAACGGACCGAGCTGGCCTGCCTGGCCATTCAGCCGATGCCGGACGGGCACTTCACGGCGATCGCGAAGATCGAGAGCCGCAAACCCGTCAAGGTCACCATCGAGGTCGGCGCGCGGTTCGACCGGGACACGCCGCTGATCAGCCGCCTCGCGGCGGCGTGGCCGAGCCGGGGCCGGGCCGAGCAGGTCAGCTACCCCGCCGCGGAGCTCGCCGAGCTCCGGGCGCAGGGCTACGGCGCGGTCTACGGCGAATACCGGCCCGAGCTCAACGTCGTCGGGGTCCCGGTGTTCGACCGGGACGGTGCGCCCTGCCTGTTCCTCTCCCTGCTCGGCATCGGCGACGACCTCACCGTCGAGGGGGTGGCCGGCATCGCCGACTACCTCGTCACGGCATCCCGCGAGATCAGCTCGCACATCGGCGGACGCATCCCCGCGGACTACCCGGCATCCAACCGGACAGCGGGCCTCGACTGA
- a CDS encoding VOC family protein translates to MRKFWHVGINVTDMDASIAFYRRIGFEVMQDQEVDDANLARAFMVEGASRLRFAHMRLNDSPDEAMLDLIEWRDAHSEGRAQSDLVHPGLCRFSILTDDIDAEYTRLSAEGVEFLHTPQSVIGADGVGGWRLLFARDPDGTLFHFVELVGRAATVS, encoded by the coding sequence ATGCGAAAGTTCTGGCACGTCGGCATCAATGTGACCGATATGGACGCCTCGATCGCCTTCTATCGGCGCATCGGATTCGAGGTCATGCAGGACCAGGAGGTGGACGACGCCAACCTCGCGCGCGCGTTCATGGTCGAGGGCGCGAGCCGGCTGCGCTTCGCGCACATGCGCCTGAACGATTCCCCGGACGAGGCCATGCTGGACCTGATCGAATGGCGGGACGCGCATTCCGAGGGCCGGGCACAGAGCGACCTCGTGCACCCGGGCCTGTGCCGGTTCTCCATCCTGACCGACGATATCGACGCCGAATACACGCGGCTGTCCGCCGAGGGCGTCGAATTCCTGCACACGCCACAGTCCGTCATCGGGGCGGACGGGGTCGGCGGCTGGCGGCTGCTGTTCGCCCGCGACCCCGACGGCACCCTCTTCCACTTCGTCGAACTGGTCGGCCGGGCCGCTACGGTCAGCTGA
- a CDS encoding AMP-binding protein, with product MGTPGLTSARTVRRLLQARHRADWVPAADYTITEDALFAQNPDAVAVLRDGTHLPETVTFGRIQRAAVRIAAVLRGRGIGPGDRVLLYLDPSVEAAEVVFGVLTAGAVLVPVPRLLTGASVTHRLVDSGATVVVTDGPGVDRLESTGCSLRDVDVLTVDSAGGPGLGDLIRRVDPLDPVPRRADDPALLIYTSGTSGAPKGIVHGHRALLGHAGVDYAFELFRPGDIYFGTADWGWIGGLMLGLLVPWSLGVPVVAHRPRRFDPGATLDTMSRLGVTTAFLPASVLRMFAEHGKPAQARLRAVVTGGEPAGVAELGWARRNLSDAVNKAYGQTEANALIGDSGVLGSVDDDTMGAPYPGHRIALLDEQGARVARGEVGEIALELPDPVALLGYWDAASARPVPPADSWHRTGDLARIAYGRRLEYVGRADDVIKSRGYRIGPAEIEAVLGRHPRVLAAAAVGLPDPETGQRIKAFVQLTSGELTDEMRTELRELVANAVGPHARPREIEAVAELPRTETGKIRRRALVHPA from the coding sequence ATGGGCACGCCTGGACTGACCTCCGCGCGCACCGTCCGCCGATTGCTCCAGGCCCGTCACCGCGCGGACTGGGTGCCCGCCGCGGACTACACGATCACCGAGGATGCCCTGTTCGCGCAGAATCCCGACGCCGTGGCCGTGCTGCGCGACGGGACCCACCTGCCCGAAACGGTGACGTTCGGCCGGATCCAGCGGGCCGCGGTGCGGATCGCCGCGGTCCTCCGGGGCCGCGGGATCGGGCCCGGGGACCGGGTGCTGCTGTACCTCGATCCGTCGGTGGAGGCCGCCGAGGTCGTGTTCGGCGTGCTGACCGCGGGGGCGGTACTCGTGCCGGTCCCGCGGCTGCTCACCGGTGCCTCGGTGACGCACCGGCTCGTCGATTCCGGCGCGACCGTGGTGGTCACCGACGGTCCCGGCGTCGACCGGCTCGAATCGACCGGATGTTCCCTGCGCGACGTCGACGTGCTCACCGTGGACAGCGCCGGCGGCCCGGGACTCGGGGATCTGATCCGCCGGGTCGACCCGCTCGATCCGGTCCCGCGGCGGGCCGACGATCCGGCGCTGCTGATCTACACCTCGGGTACCAGCGGCGCGCCGAAGGGCATCGTGCACGGACATCGGGCCCTGCTCGGACATGCCGGCGTCGATTACGCCTTCGAGCTGTTCCGGCCCGGAGACATCTATTTCGGCACCGCGGACTGGGGCTGGATCGGCGGCCTGATGCTCGGCTTGCTGGTGCCGTGGTCGCTCGGCGTGCCCGTGGTGGCGCACCGGCCCCGGCGCTTCGATCCCGGCGCGACCCTGGACACGATGAGCCGCCTCGGCGTGACGACGGCCTTCCTGCCGGCGTCGGTGCTGCGGATGTTCGCCGAACACGGGAAACCGGCCCAAGCCCGCCTGCGCGCGGTGGTCACCGGCGGCGAACCGGCCGGTGTGGCCGAATTGGGCTGGGCGCGACGCAATCTCAGCGACGCGGTCAACAAGGCCTACGGCCAGACCGAGGCCAATGCCCTCATCGGCGATTCCGGCGTACTCGGATCCGTCGACGACGACACCATGGGAGCGCCCTATCCCGGCCACCGGATCGCGCTGCTGGACGAACAGGGTGCCCGGGTCGCGCGCGGCGAGGTCGGCGAGATCGCCCTCGAACTGCCCGATCCGGTTGCGCTGCTGGGTTATTGGGACGCCGCGTCGGCGCGCCCGGTGCCGCCCGCCGACAGTTGGCACCGCACCGGCGATCTCGCGCGGATCGCGTACGGCCGCCGGCTCGAATACGTCGGCCGCGCCGACGATGTGATCAAGAGCCGCGGCTACCGCATCGGCCCGGCGGAGATCGAGGCGGTACTCGGCCGGCATCCGCGGGTCCTGGCCGCGGCGGCGGTCGGGCTGCCCGACCCGGAGACCGGCCAGCGGATCAAGGCCTTCGTGCAGTTGACCTCCGGCGAGCTCACCGACGAGATGCGCACGGAACTGCGCGAACTCGTCGCCAATGCGGTCGGACCACATGCCCGCCCCCGCGAGATCGAGGCGGTCGCCGAACTGCCGCGCACGGAAACCGGCAAGATCCGGCGCCGCGCGCTGGTGCATCCGGCGTGA
- a CDS encoding aldehyde dehydrogenase gives MQALTTSVPLVIGDQPGPSSTGATFDSIDPADGSHLATVAEATADDVARAVEAAAAAARVWQRMRPAQRTRLLFGYAALLEEHKVELAELQSRDMGKPIRESLGVDLPIMIETLEYFAGLVTKIEGRTTPAPGRFLNYTVREPIGVVGAITPWNFPAVQAIWKIAPALATGNAIVLKPAQLAPLVPVALGELALAAGLPPGLVNVLPGRGSVAGNALVRHPGVGKVTFTGSTEIGKQIGGLAADRLITASLELGGKSALVAFGDSSPKAVAAVVFQAMYSNQGQTCTAASRLLVERPIYDEVIELLRARVESARVGDPLDRETEIGPLISAEQRASVHSYVVSGAEQGATLVSGGDPAPDTDPGFYYRPTLFTDVTADMRIAREEIFGPVLSVLPFEGEEQAITLANDTVFGLAAGIFTRDVGRALRFAQTLDAGNVWINSWGVLNPASPYRGFGQSGYGSDLGQAAVESFTKEKSVWARLD, from the coding sequence GTGCAGGCACTCACCACTTCGGTTCCCCTCGTCATCGGCGATCAACCGGGTCCGTCCTCGACCGGGGCGACCTTCGATTCGATCGATCCGGCCGACGGGTCGCACCTGGCGACCGTCGCCGAGGCCACGGCCGACGACGTCGCCCGTGCCGTCGAGGCGGCCGCGGCCGCGGCCCGGGTCTGGCAGCGTATGCGGCCGGCCCAGCGCACCCGGCTGCTGTTCGGCTATGCCGCGCTCCTCGAGGAACACAAGGTCGAACTGGCCGAGTTGCAGAGCCGGGACATGGGTAAGCCGATCCGCGAATCGCTCGGGGTCGACCTGCCGATCATGATCGAGACCCTCGAGTACTTCGCGGGTCTGGTCACCAAGATCGAGGGTCGCACCACACCCGCGCCGGGCCGATTCCTCAACTACACCGTGCGCGAGCCGATCGGGGTGGTGGGTGCCATCACGCCGTGGAATTTCCCTGCGGTGCAAGCGATCTGGAAGATCGCCCCGGCGCTCGCGACGGGTAACGCGATCGTGCTGAAGCCCGCGCAACTCGCGCCGCTGGTGCCGGTCGCGCTCGGTGAGCTGGCGCTGGCGGCCGGGCTGCCGCCGGGGCTGGTGAACGTCCTGCCCGGTCGCGGTTCGGTGGCGGGCAACGCGCTGGTGCGGCATCCGGGGGTCGGCAAGGTGACCTTCACCGGTTCGACCGAGATCGGTAAGCAGATCGGGGGCCTGGCGGCCGACCGGCTCATCACCGCCTCGCTCGAACTCGGCGGCAAGTCTGCGCTCGTGGCCTTCGGCGACTCGTCCCCGAAAGCCGTTGCGGCCGTGGTCTTCCAGGCGATGTACAGCAACCAGGGCCAGACCTGCACGGCGGCCAGCCGGCTGCTCGTCGAACGGCCCATCTACGACGAGGTGATCGAACTCCTCCGCGCGCGGGTCGAGTCCGCCCGGGTCGGCGACCCGCTCGACCGGGAGACCGAGATCGGCCCGTTGATCAGCGCCGAACAGCGCGCGTCGGTGCACTCGTACGTCGTGTCGGGGGCCGAGCAGGGCGCCACGCTGGTCAGCGGCGGCGATCCGGCGCCAGATACGGATCCGGGCTTCTACTACCGGCCGACGCTGTTCACCGACGTCACCGCGGATATGCGGATCGCGCGGGAGGAGATCTTCGGGCCCGTGCTGTCGGTACTGCCGTTCGAGGGCGAGGAGCAGGCGATCACCCTCGCCAACGACACCGTATTCGGTTTGGCCGCAGGCATTTTCACCCGCGACGTGGGCCGCGCGCTGCGGTTCGCGCAGACCCTCGACGCGGGCAACGTGTGGATCAACAGCTGGGGTGTGCTCAATCCCGCGTCCCCGTACCGGGGCTTCGGGCAGAGCGGCTACGGCAGCGACCTGGGTCAGGCCGCCGTCGAGAGCTTCACCAAGGAGAAGAGCGTATGGGCACGCCTGGACTGA